In Burkholderia gladioli, a genomic segment contains:
- a CDS encoding gamma-glutamyl-gamma-aminobutyrate hydrolase family protein, protein MSENTPSAPPSGVRPDLTPAADAADPNPAAAPSPEPPKPSPAAFAAQVPAAQDVAVEPAIAPPDPAAAAAATAAAAAGIPPAPAAAGAASEPAGAKPGAPPPGFGAAPDFETARPPPASAQPAAPPAYLKQSDTPWSVFGRIIAARARRLFDRAGQRITQRTLRIGVSARIFHPEPGASGLRGKTLQYLEESIAHWVMSRDVLVFMIPTVGHQGMLHPSNIRLRDYAKHLDGLLLQGGADVSPQTYAASDARPEWPGDRVRDMYELELLHEFVESGKPVLGVCRGCQLINVAFGGSLYQDIATDVPTAGVHVSEHYDQHRHAIRFPDNSTLANMFPGRHDALVNSIHHQAIRDLGRDLNIEAVSAEDGIIEAIRYRRAPFVVGVQWHPEFHRAGGAELLDCTPLLDTFLRAARETRL, encoded by the coding sequence ATGAGCGAAAACACGCCTTCCGCACCGCCGTCCGGAGTTCGCCCGGACCTCACCCCGGCTGCCGATGCGGCCGATCCGAATCCCGCCGCAGCACCGTCTCCCGAACCGCCGAAACCTTCGCCGGCGGCGTTTGCCGCGCAGGTGCCGGCCGCCCAGGACGTGGCCGTCGAGCCGGCGATCGCGCCGCCCGATCCGGCCGCGGCCGCTGCTGCCACGGCCGCGGCCGCGGCCGGGATACCGCCTGCGCCCGCAGCCGCGGGTGCGGCGAGCGAGCCGGCCGGTGCCAAGCCCGGCGCGCCACCGCCCGGTTTCGGCGCCGCGCCCGACTTCGAGACCGCTCGTCCGCCGCCTGCCTCGGCGCAGCCGGCGGCACCACCCGCCTACCTGAAGCAGAGCGATACGCCCTGGTCGGTGTTCGGCCGCATCATAGCGGCGCGCGCCCGGCGCCTGTTTGATCGCGCCGGCCAGCGCATCACGCAGCGCACGCTGCGCATCGGCGTGTCGGCCCGCATCTTCCATCCCGAACCCGGCGCCAGCGGCCTGCGCGGCAAGACGCTTCAATACCTGGAGGAGTCGATCGCGCACTGGGTGATGTCGCGCGACGTGCTGGTGTTCATGATCCCGACGGTCGGCCACCAGGGCATGCTGCACCCGAGCAACATCCGCCTGCGCGACTACGCGAAACACCTGGATGGGCTGCTGCTGCAGGGCGGCGCCGACGTCTCGCCGCAAACCTACGCGGCCTCGGACGCGCGCCCGGAATGGCCCGGCGATCGCGTGCGCGACATGTACGAACTCGAGCTGCTGCACGAGTTCGTCGAGTCGGGCAAGCCGGTGCTCGGCGTGTGCCGCGGCTGCCAGTTGATCAACGTCGCGTTCGGCGGCTCGCTCTACCAGGACATCGCCACCGACGTGCCGACCGCGGGCGTGCACGTCAGCGAGCATTACGACCAGCATCGCCACGCGATTCGCTTCCCCGACAACTCGACGCTGGCCAACATGTTCCCGGGCCGTCACGATGCCCTGGTCAACTCGATCCACCACCAGGCGATCCGCGATCTCGGCCGCGATCTCAATATCGAGGCCGTGTCGGCCGAGGACGGCATTATCGAGGCCATTCGCTATCGCCGCGCGCCCTTCGTGGTGGGCGTGCAGTGGCATCCGGAGTTCCATCGCGCGGGCGGCGCCGAGTTGCTCGACTGCACGCCGCTGCTCGACACCTTCCTGCGGGCCGCGCGCGAGACACGGCTCTAA
- a CDS encoding DUF2968 domain-containing protein, with product MNKRSKLAGLGRAASWLALAMIVSAAGVASAADAAGVASADNTAAQAPAEVPQAMPESAPPVAGTRPDVTTLTPDDGQGAAASSSPVAGEAQGNVAELMGMLREHRLTEMRTTYNGSYGASLLFYPPEMTYYVALFQDKHFWRVVKSQERPRAEMVYQNFADQTVQLSDIELRRTELAAQKTFLERVIGLSEDHAKRLQTDLDLARQQRSEIDARQQAAQDQARALEVEQRASRLQLRDLERQVQQLQQQNERGLSPAAK from the coding sequence TTGAACAAGCGGAGCAAGCTCGCCGGCCTCGGTCGCGCGGCATCGTGGCTGGCGCTGGCCATGATCGTGTCGGCGGCCGGCGTGGCCAGCGCGGCCGACGCGGCGGGCGTCGCATCGGCCGATAACACGGCGGCGCAGGCGCCTGCCGAGGTGCCCCAGGCCATGCCGGAATCCGCGCCGCCGGTGGCCGGCACGCGCCCCGACGTGACCACCCTGACGCCCGACGACGGCCAGGGCGCTGCCGCCTCGTCCTCGCCGGTGGCGGGCGAGGCGCAGGGCAATGTCGCGGAGCTGATGGGCATGCTGCGCGAGCATCGCCTCACGGAGATGCGTACCACCTACAACGGCAGCTACGGCGCGAGCCTGCTGTTCTATCCGCCCGAGATGACCTATTACGTGGCGCTGTTCCAGGACAAGCATTTCTGGCGCGTGGTCAAGTCGCAGGAGCGGCCGCGCGCGGAGATGGTCTACCAGAACTTTGCCGACCAGACCGTGCAGCTATCGGATATCGAGCTGCGCCGCACCGAGCTGGCCGCGCAGAAAACCTTCCTCGAGCGCGTGATCGGCCTGTCCGAGGATCACGCCAAGCGCCTGCAGACCGACCTCGACCTGGCGCGCCAGCAGCGCAGCGAGATCGACGCCCGCCAGCAGGCCGCGCAGGACCAGGCTCGGGCGCTCGAAGTGGAGCAGCGTGCCTCGCGGCTGCAGTTGCGCGATCTCGAACGGCAGGTGCAGCAGCTCCAGCAGCAGAACGAACGCGGCCTGTCGCCGGCAGCGAAATGA
- a CDS encoding MFS transporter produces the protein MSTATHTSVQSESKARTVFRVVSGNFLEMYDFMVYGYYASAIAKTYFPSGDAFASLMLALSVFGAGFLIRPVGAIVLGAYIDHHGRRKGLILTLGLMALGTLAVAVVPGYSTIGMLAPILVLLGRLLQGFSAGVELGGVSVYLSEIATKGNKGFYTAWQSGSQQVAVVFAALVGVVLHSVLPVEQMTSWGWRVPFLIGCLIVPFLFFVRRSLKETDEFLARRHRPSMGEIMQSMLKNWGVVLAGMGMVIMTTVSFYMITAYTPTFGKEELHLSSIDALVVTVCVGLSNLVWLPVWGSISDRIGRRPVLITFTVLTLLTAYPAVQWLVAEPSFLRLLLVELWLSFLYGSYNGAMVVALTEVMPAEVRTAGFSLAYSLATTIGGFTPAISTLLIHETHNKAAPGLWLGVAAICGLIATLVLYRTPESRNQYKAV, from the coding sequence ATGTCTACAGCGACCCACACCTCCGTCCAGTCGGAATCGAAGGCCAGGACCGTATTCCGCGTGGTCAGCGGCAACTTCCTGGAAATGTATGACTTCATGGTCTATGGCTATTACGCCTCGGCGATCGCCAAGACCTACTTTCCGAGCGGCGACGCGTTCGCCTCGCTGATGCTGGCGCTGTCGGTGTTCGGCGCGGGCTTCCTGATCCGGCCGGTCGGCGCGATCGTGCTGGGCGCCTATATCGACCACCACGGCCGCCGCAAGGGCCTGATCCTGACCCTGGGCCTGATGGCGCTCGGCACGCTGGCTGTGGCCGTCGTGCCCGGCTACAGCACCATCGGCATGCTCGCGCCAATCCTGGTGCTGCTCGGGCGCCTGCTGCAGGGTTTCTCGGCCGGGGTCGAGCTGGGCGGCGTGTCGGTCTACCTGTCCGAGATCGCCACCAAGGGCAACAAGGGTTTCTACACCGCCTGGCAGTCGGGCAGCCAGCAGGTGGCGGTGGTGTTCGCGGCGCTGGTCGGCGTGGTGCTGCATAGCGTGCTGCCGGTCGAGCAGATGACGAGCTGGGGCTGGCGCGTGCCGTTCCTGATCGGCTGCCTGATCGTGCCGTTCCTGTTTTTTGTACGCCGTTCGCTGAAGGAAACCGACGAGTTCCTGGCGCGCCGCCATCGCCCGAGCATGGGCGAGATCATGCAGTCGATGCTGAAGAACTGGGGCGTGGTGCTGGCCGGGATGGGCATGGTGATCATGACCACCGTGTCCTTCTACATGATCACGGCCTATACGCCGACCTTCGGCAAGGAGGAACTGCACCTGTCCTCGATCGACGCGCTGGTGGTGACGGTCTGCGTCGGCCTGTCGAACCTGGTCTGGCTGCCGGTCTGGGGCAGCATCTCGGACCGCATCGGCCGCCGCCCGGTGCTGATCACCTTCACCGTGCTGACCCTGCTGACGGCCTATCCTGCCGTGCAATGGCTGGTGGCCGAGCCGTCCTTCCTGCGCCTGCTGCTGGTCGAGCTGTGGCTGTCCTTCCTGTACGGCTCCTACAACGGCGCGATGGTGGTGGCGCTCACCGAGGTGATGCCGGCCGAGGTGCGCACCGCCGGCTTCTCGCTGGCCTACAGCCTGGCGACCACCATCGGCGGCTTCACGCCGGCGATCTCGACCCTGCTGATCCACGAGACCCACAACAAGGCGGCGCCGGGGCTGTGGCTCGGCGTGGCGGCGATCTGCGGCCTGATCGCGACCCTGGTGCTGTATCGCACGCCGGAATCGCGCAATCAATACAAGGCGGTCTGA